One Bacillota bacterium genomic window, TGGACTCCCTTCCCTTCAAGGGCATTTAGATATACAGGGAGTGTAGCTACAAGTGTTTTACCTTCTCCGGTTTTCATTTCTGCAATACGGCCCTGGTGCAATACTATGCCGCCTATTAACTGTACCCTGAAATGCCTCATGCCGAGGACTCTCGTGGATGCCTCCCTTACTACTGCAAAAGCTTCAGGTAATAAATCGTCCAAAGTTGCTCCGTTTTTCAATCTTTCTTTAAATTCGGCAGTTTTTCTTCTAAGGCTCTCATCGCTTAATTTTTGCATCTCAGGTTCTAATGCCTCTATCCTGTCAACTAAAGGTATTATCCTTTTAATTTCCCTTTCGCTATAGCTTCCTATTATTTTTTCAATAAGTTTAAACATTCAATCAACCTCCATTTAGTACTTACTTTACAGTTGTCCGCTTCAACACTAAATCAAGCACGCTTCTGCCAAAAAATATTTCGAATATAAAAATGCATATTCCTAACGCAATAATTAAATCTCCAATACTTACTACCCGCATAAAGTAGCCAAATATGCCAGGTGGTTCTATTATATCTGCCAAAAAAGCCAGTTTTGCACCCTCATCTATAAACATATGCTTAAAATCCAGCCCTTCCTTTACCATATTTATCGCTTGCTGCAGGTCGTTTTTTAAAAGCACTTCATAACTTACCGGCATCCTGCCTTTATTTAACAATATTACCAAAGCGTTCAGTCCAGTGCCCAAGGCGATAACATTAATACCGAGGTACTTCCTATTAAACCAAAATCCGGCAAACAGCAAGCAGTAAATAACAGCATTAATCAACAGGGCATTATTAATAATTTTGTAAGAATATCTCTGTGTTGCTATTTGAGCGGCATACTGAATTAATAATCCAAAAATAATTAGCAATCCTTTTCTAAACTTAAAATTTACAAAATTGGAAAACTTGCCGCCAACTATTAACGCAGCGACTATTCCTAAAACAACTGATATAATATAAAGCAAAAAACCACCCCTTATTGAGTATATTTTACTGTTAATTTCGCTTTGGGCTGCCATCAAGCCTGGCAAGTATCATATTATATCCATCTGCCCCATAATTCAGACACCTGTTGACTCTGCTTATAGTAGCGGTACTGGCTCCTGTTATTTCACTAATTTCATTATATGTTTTCTTTTCCCTCAAAAGCCTAGCCACCTCTAACCTTTGGGCTAAAGCTTTGATTTCAGCTATTGTACATATGTCTTCAAAAAATTTGTAACACTCTTCCTCATTCCTTAATAACAGAATAGCTTCAAAGAGTCTATCAATAAGGGGGTCTTTCAACTTACCATTCATGCGCTCACCAACTCTCCATAATATATCTAATTAATAATATATCTATAAACTGCAAGTTATTAAATAACACGTATTAAATGCTCAATAACGCCTGTACTTAAGTGTAAGAATTATACTTTCCACTAAAAGTCGTCTAAAGTAAATACAGGAGTCCTGTAAATCCCATACCTAGTTAAAATAATTAAATATCTATATATACAATTTTAATTTAAATATGCATTAAAGTCAAAACAATAATATGATATGATATAATTAATAGCGAGTATAAATATATAAACAAATTATAAGAACAAGGACGGTTTATTTGTATGGATATTGAGATATTTCCCGTAAGGACAAAAGTTGATTTGAATAAATTTATAAAACTTCCCTGGAAAATATACAAAGGAAATAAATACTGGGTTCCGCCCCTTATCGGTGATTTAAAGAAAACACTAATGCCTCTTATAAATCCTCTAACCAGGAAAAAAACTTGTGAATTATATCTTGCTTTACTCGATGGTGAGCCTGCAGCAAGGATTTTTACAGGCATTGACGAAATGCTCAATCGAAAAAAAAATGCAAAAATGGGTTACTTTTCTATGTTTGAGTGTATTAATAATATAGAAGTTGCAAAAGTTATTTTTGATAAAGCTTTTTCCTGGTTTAGGGAAAATGGTATTACCTTAATAAGAGGTCCTGTTTCAATTGATGGTGCTGATAGAGATGAATATAAGGGTCTTTTAATAGATTCTTTTGATAAACCACCTGTACTTTTGAATTCCTACAATCCTGAGTATTATATAAGTATTTTTGAAGAGTGCGGTTTTGAAAAGGATTATGATGTATTCGCATATTACCTTGACCGTAATAAATTATTTGAAAAAGATCCTTCAAAAATAATAGAATATGCAAAAAAAAGATATGGTTTCAGAGTAGATACATTGGATTTGAAGAATATTGATAAAGAAATTAATGATATTAAATATATATTAGACCTTGCAATACCTGATGAATGGGAGGATCTTGCCCCTCCATCCATCGATGATATAAGAGAAATAGCAAAAAGTTTGCTTTCTTTTGCGGACCCGGAGTTAATAGCCATTGCAAGGACAAATGACAGTGACAACAGGCCTATCGGCTTTGCAATTGCTCTACCCGACTATAACCAGGTACTTGTCCATCTAAACGGACGCATTAACCCCATTTCTATTGTGAAGTTTGCCTGGTATAAAAGGAAAATTAATGCAGCCCGCATATTTATAATGTTTGTAATTCCTGAATATAGGAAAAAAGGAGTATCCTTTGCCATTTATTATCAAATTTTTCTAAATGGCGTGCAGAAGGGCTATATATGGGGGGAAGGGTCAACTATAGGCGAAAAAAACCATATTATGCGTAATGATATTGAAAGTATGGGGGGCCAAAGGTATAAAACTTACAGGATTTATAAAAAAGAATTATCTTGATATTATAAGAAATACCAGTGTAAAATATTGGGTGCATGTAAAACATGCACCCATAATAGTACTAATATTATTATTCCTCTTCT contains:
- a CDS encoding DUF5317 domain-containing protein; translated protein: MLYIISVVLGIVAALIVGGKFSNFVNFKFRKGLLIIFGLLIQYAAQIATQRYSYKIINNALLINAVIYCLLFAGFWFNRKYLGINVIALGTGLNALVILLNKGRMPVSYEVLLKNDLQQAINMVKEGLDFKHMFIDEGAKLAFLADIIEPPGIFGYFMRVVSIGDLIIALGICIFIFEIFFGRSVLDLVLKRTTVK